A single region of the Anoplolepis gracilipes chromosome 1, ASM4749672v1, whole genome shotgun sequence genome encodes:
- the LOC140672965 gene encoding uncharacterized protein yields the protein MSLVEDFQRWLEEVMSKVIENLGSNVEEAQYELSESVDIVMSTMYYVCVKFKNKTKGGQREELFMILKRPTSNQICRQLLHIDSQFHNEILFYRIYARSNENFAKCFYTEERPPTDSVIALENVSKRGYCPCPYAYDAPLEYILAAMREMGRFHAKGYVMKEQQRKKFFDIVEQLQEIRYNESDDIQRCTVNIISNRAVEYLRNQGHDAIFCDKMEAVLSNAFNSVMIKTVTPTEPLSTLCHGDFTLGNTLFKKEDDGQLRAILIDFAVLRYSTPVVDLSTFLCLACSNELRKDKFFEIMRAYHDTLKKYLLDAGIQNIEKYSYDALLDDYKRGALHGFVIASYFLAVLMGYGEEEFGTKKIMEIIQCRKKYGGEKVCKILADMLLQLRDFDCLKHFL from the coding sequence ATGTCTCTCGTCGAAGATTTTCAAAGGTGGCTCGAAGAAGTGATGTCGAAAGTTATTGAAAATCTTGGATCAAATGTCGAGGAAGCTCAATACGAGCTCTCTGAATCCGTCGATATTGTTATGTCTACCATGTATTATGTATGcgtgaaatttaaaaacaaaacaaaggGAGGACAAAGAGAAGAACTATTCATGATACTAAAGAGACCCACGTCAAATCAAATATGCAGACAATTGTTACACATTGATTCTCAGTTCCACAACGAGATTTTATTCTATCGGATTTACGCCAGATCCAATGAGAACTTTGCGAAATGCTTCTACACCGAGGAACGACCGCCTACCGATTCGGTGATTGCGTTAGAAAATGTCAGCAAGCGAGGATACTGTCCTTGTCCGTACGCATACGACGCTCCTCTGGAATACATATTAGCGGCAATGCGTGAGATGGGACGATTCCATGCCAAAGGTTACGTCATGAAGGAGCAGCAGCGTAAAAAGTTTTTCGACATTGTGGAGCAGCTTCAAGAAATTAGGTATAACGAGTCGGACGACATTCAAAGGTGCACTGTCAATATTATCTCGAACCGGGCAGTGGAATATCTTCGCAATCAAGGTCATGATGCgattttttgcgataaaatGGAAGCTGTACTTTCGAATGCATTCAATAGTGTAATGATAAAAACGGTGACACCAACAGAACCTTTGTCAACGCTGTGTCATGGTGATTTTACATTAGGCAATACTCTTTTCAAGAAGGAAGACGATGGACAGCTACGAGCGATATTGATCGACTTTGCGGTTTTAAGGTATTCGACTCCTGTCGTCGATCTTTCCACGTTTCTCTGTCTCGCTTGCTCGAATGAATTAAGAAAGGATAAGTTTTTCGAGATCATGCGGGCCTATCACGATACACTGAAGAAATATTTGCTGGACGCTGGCATACAAAACATCGAAAAGTATTCGTATGATGCTTTGCTGGACGATTACAAAAGAGGTGCCCTCCATGGTTTTGTTATCGCGTCCTACTTTTTGGCGGTATTAATGGGATATGGCGAAGAAGAATTtggtacaaaaaaaattatggaaataaTACAATGCAGAAAGAAGTATGGCGGAGAGAAAGTATGCAAAATATTAGCTGATATGTTATTACAGTTAAGAGATTTTGattgtttgaaacatttcttataa